The following are from one region of the Stanieria cyanosphaera PCC 7437 genome:
- a CDS encoding J domain-containing protein — translation MAKTEDYYFILQVSSDASIQDIKASFRRLARQYHPDLNPNDLVAAEKFKLISQAYNVLSDTTKRRRYDRERAFTNQTSRIKNSASTSQDYYFKGVQKSQQREYQRAIDYYTKAIELDTNFVEAYLKRCEMRYKLGDNQGVLEDCSRVLEIDMTVGKAHYYQGRARYRLGYTQSAIASYTQAIYHEKSYAQAYYYRGIAYRDLKDSIPAVEDLHTAAELFRLQGNHSAYRLTKKNIQALNPKNWQINDLFGWSGNLLSNVLTSLVIYLFNPGGGLLPAFARLEKQQAMEVGIIYAALTNLFFLNGIYMIWAETNFPWLELLLLGSIPFFSLIIIANLMRNFCRGSGGIEGDIFIVGAALIPLGLMTLILGFIVPLSLNLLIIILLIYGFCYSILTFYAGCTQIWNISEAKAALIVPSMLIISGSLVYFAFTTLVRAT, via the coding sequence ATGGCAAAAACTGAAGATTACTACTTTATTCTTCAAGTTTCTTCTGATGCGTCTATTCAAGATATTAAAGCATCTTTTCGTCGTCTTGCACGCCAATATCATCCTGATCTTAATCCTAATGACTTGGTAGCAGCAGAAAAATTTAAACTGATTTCTCAAGCATACAATGTTCTTTCCGATACAACTAAACGCCGTCGCTATGATCGTGAGCGTGCTTTTACCAATCAAACCAGTAGAATCAAAAATTCTGCTTCAACTTCTCAAGACTACTATTTTAAAGGCGTACAAAAATCTCAACAAAGAGAATATCAAAGAGCTATAGATTATTATACTAAAGCGATCGAGCTTGATACTAATTTTGTAGAGGCGTATCTCAAGCGTTGCGAAATGCGGTATAAACTTGGAGACAATCAAGGCGTACTTGAAGATTGTTCCCGTGTTTTAGAAATCGATATGACTGTTGGTAAAGCTCATTACTATCAAGGAAGAGCGAGATATCGTCTCGGTTATACTCAATCAGCGATCGCTTCTTATACTCAAGCAATTTATCATGAAAAAAGTTATGCTCAAGCTTATTATTATCGGGGTATAGCCTATCGAGATTTAAAAGATAGTATACCAGCAGTTGAAGATTTGCATACGGCAGCAGAACTATTTCGTCTTCAAGGCAATCATAGTGCTTATCGTTTAACTAAAAAGAATATTCAAGCTTTAAATCCAAAAAATTGGCAAATTAACGATTTATTTGGCTGGTCTGGTAATTTATTAAGTAATGTTTTAACAAGCTTAGTAATTTATTTATTTAATCCAGGAGGAGGATTATTACCTGCTTTTGCGCGTTTGGAAAAACAGCAAGCAATGGAAGTAGGAATTATTTATGCTGCCTTAACAAATTTATTTTTTCTCAATGGTATTTATATGATTTGGGCAGAAACTAATTTTCCTTGGTTAGAACTATTACTGCTCGGTTCAATTCCTTTTTTTAGTTTAATTATAATTGCCAATTTAATGCGGAATTTTTGTCGAGGTAGTGGTGGTATAGAAGGAGATATATTTATTGTTGGGGCTGCTTTGATTCCGCTTGGTTTAATGACTTTAATACTTGGTTTTATTGTACCTCTATCCTTAAATTTATTAATAATAATTCTGTTGATTTATGGTTTTTGTTATAGTATTCTAACTTTTTATGCTGGATGTACCCAAATTTGGAATATTTCCGAAGCAAAAGCTGCTTTAATTGTTCCTTCAATGTTAATTATCAGTGGTTCATTAGTTTATTTTGCTTTTACTACTCTAGTAAGAGCAACTTAA
- a CDS encoding MFS transporter: protein MQTFLIIWIGQVVSLFGSKLTEFALGFWILEQTYQETGTISQFALTILLIYLPKVIISPVAGVLIDRWNRRYAMILSDSVSGIITLVVMLLVFTGKLQVWHIYVAVTINSAFGAFQLPAYLAAIAQLVPKENFSRANGMVQASSGAAKIAAPFVAGLLMKMFGIEAVLFIDLTTFVVALITLLGVRFPNHKRASHRKTKIIEQIVNETLSAWNYIVARTSLLKLLSFIAISYFTTGMLEVVLWPLLYKPDSTTELGSVLSIGGFGMLLGSILMTVWNGPKYLVKTIIIFVGIQGIIILLSGLKISIIVVGIGVFCYLFSLPIIVSCNQTIWQRKIPPRLQGRIFALQQTIERSLAICAYLLAGPLVDRVLNPLMNENGFLAHSIGKIIGTGLGQGIALLLILLGLVNLVAAAIAWRQPRLQKLEKELPDLGKSNFKFEQFDLTEHHNSEYHLHKSN from the coding sequence ATGCAAACTTTTTTAATTATTTGGATTGGACAAGTTGTTTCTTTATTCGGTTCTAAATTGACAGAATTTGCGTTAGGATTTTGGATTTTAGAACAAACTTATCAAGAAACTGGAACAATCTCTCAATTTGCTCTCACAATTCTTTTGATTTATTTGCCAAAAGTAATCATTTCTCCTGTGGCAGGAGTGTTGATAGACCGTTGGAATCGACGCTATGCAATGATTTTAAGCGATTCTGTATCAGGAATAATTACTTTAGTAGTAATGTTGCTGGTTTTCACGGGAAAACTACAAGTTTGGCATATTTATGTAGCAGTCACAATTAATTCTGCGTTTGGCGCATTTCAATTACCTGCTTATCTAGCTGCGATCGCTCAACTTGTTCCTAAAGAAAATTTCAGTCGTGCTAATGGCATGGTACAAGCTTCTAGTGGGGCAGCTAAAATTGCTGCTCCTTTTGTTGCTGGTTTGTTAATGAAAATGTTTGGCATTGAAGCGGTGCTATTTATTGATCTAACTACTTTTGTCGTAGCTTTAATTACATTATTAGGCGTTAGGTTTCCTAATCATAAACGAGCTAGTCATAGAAAGACCAAGATTATCGAACAAATTGTCAACGAAACTTTATCAGCTTGGAATTACATTGTCGCCCGAACAAGCTTACTTAAGCTACTCAGTTTTATTGCGATTAGCTACTTTACAACAGGAATGTTAGAAGTAGTTTTGTGGCCTTTATTATATAAACCAGACTCAACCACTGAATTAGGTTCGGTTCTTTCAATTGGTGGTTTTGGAATGTTGTTGGGTAGTATTTTAATGACGGTTTGGAATGGCCCTAAATATTTGGTCAAAACTATTATTATTTTTGTTGGTATTCAAGGAATAATTATTTTATTAAGTGGTTTAAAAATTTCAATAATAGTAGTAGGAATTGGTGTTTTTTGCTATTTATTTTCCTTACCGATTATTGTTAGTTGTAATCAAACCATTTGGCAACGTAAAATTCCCCCACGCTTGCAAGGAAGAATTTTTGCTCTACAACAAACTATTGAAAGATCTCTGGCTATTTGTGCTTACCTTTTAGCTGGACCTTTAGTAGACCGAGTACTAAATCCTTTAATGAATGAAAATGGCTTTTTAGCTCATAGTATTGGCAAAATTATTGGTACAGGATTAGGACAAGGAATTGCTTTACTATTAATTTTACTCGGGTTAGTTAATCTAGTTGCTGCTGCGATCGCTTGGCGACAACCACGCTTACAAAAATTAGAAAAGGAACTACCAGACTTGGGGAAGTCAAATTTTAAATTTGAACAATTTGATTTAACAGAACACCATAATTCTGAATATCATTTGCACAAATCAAATTAA
- a CDS encoding glycosyltransferase, which yields MKIAIITSGFLPVIDGVTVSGWNRIQKLSEWGHQVLLFCPDYSAIASIYPNWQDFTGNILPGVRVVNLKSTPFFVEFERNVAFYSYSKLQDELEKFKPDIIHVDEPERLFVGFWRIAGKDYAKKHYIPCISFFRTNFLEYLEDFFPLPTALLNFLKYIVRKLILFVYNSYDLTLVTSKITEPKIKDIGIKNICYSNLLGFDSSKYNLQLRQTNFFKTNYNLPELDNKIKLVFLGRLTPDKGWSFTLKTFPKLFQTIDKNKIAILIIGDGEMKTEICQTISQFTPHFYCFGRVVPEEIPLLLVNSDFHVTTSEKETRGLTVLEAFAANIPVLAPRAGGVVENIQDGINGFLFTPQDQDDFIHKLKILVENQSLRQQMGIQGRKSVIGKYSWEQAVTNLLNIWEEQIIRYQNIIVDG from the coding sequence ATGAAAATTGCTATTATTACCTCTGGTTTTCTTCCTGTAATTGATGGAGTAACTGTTAGTGGCTGGAATCGCATCCAAAAATTAAGTGAATGGGGACATCAGGTATTATTATTTTGTCCCGATTATAGTGCGATCGCTTCAATTTATCCTAATTGGCAAGATTTTACAGGTAATATTTTACCTGGAGTCAGAGTAGTCAACTTAAAAAGTACTCCTTTTTTTGTCGAATTTGAACGTAATGTAGCTTTCTATTCCTATTCAAAATTACAGGATGAACTAGAAAAATTTAAACCAGACATTATTCATGTTGATGAACCAGAACGTTTATTTGTTGGTTTCTGGAGGATAGCAGGTAAAGATTATGCTAAAAAACATTACATTCCCTGTATTAGTTTTTTCAGAACCAACTTTCTTGAATATTTAGAAGACTTTTTTCCTTTGCCAACGGCCTTACTCAACTTTCTTAAATATATAGTTAGAAAATTAATTCTTTTTGTTTACAACTCCTACGATTTAACTCTGGTAACAAGTAAAATTACTGAGCCAAAAATTAAAGACATTGGCATTAAAAATATTTGCTATAGCAATTTGCTTGGTTTTGATTCTTCTAAATATAATCTTCAATTACGTCAAACAAATTTTTTTAAAACTAACTATAATCTTCCTGAACTAGACAATAAAATAAAACTAGTATTTTTAGGAAGATTAACACCTGATAAAGGTTGGAGTTTTACTCTTAAAACATTCCCAAAACTTTTTCAAACTATTGATAAAAATAAAATTGCTATTCTGATTATTGGTGATGGAGAAATGAAGACAGAAATTTGTCAGACAATCAGTCAATTTACTCCTCACTTTTATTGTTTTGGTAGAGTCGTTCCAGAAGAAATTCCTTTACTGTTAGTCAATAGTGATTTTCACGTTACAACTTCAGAAAAAGAAACCAGAGGACTAACTGTTCTTGAAGCTTTTGCTGCTAATATTCCAGTTTTAGCTCCTCGTGCTGGCGGAGTAGTAGAAAATATTCAAGATGGAATTAATGGATTTTTATTTACTCCCCAAGACCAAGATGATTTTATTCATAAGTTAAAAATATTAGTAGAAAATCAATCTTTACGTCAGCAAATGGGAATTCAAGGCAGAAAATCAGTGATTGGTAAATATAGCTGGGAACAGGCTGTAACAAATTTATTAAATATTTGGGAAGAGCAAATTATTCGCTATCAAAATATTATTGTTGATGGTTGA
- the tpiA gene encoding triose-phosphate isomerase yields the protein MRKIILAGNWKMYKTQAESVEFVQKFKPEIEDTAEGREIVLCTPFTSLTAMSKILHGSKIRLGAQNIHWEDQGAYTGEIAGNMLTEIGVNYVIIGHSERRQYFGETDETVNLRLKAAQRHGMIPILCVGETKQQRDARQTENVIINQLQQDLVDIDQNNLVIAYEPIWAIGTGDTCESVEANRVIGIIRKQLTNQNVPIQYGGSVKPNNIDEIMAQPEIDGVLVGGASLEADSFARIVNYQ from the coding sequence GTGCGAAAAATCATTCTTGCTGGGAACTGGAAAATGTACAAGACTCAAGCAGAGTCTGTTGAATTTGTGCAAAAATTTAAACCTGAAATAGAAGATACTGCTGAAGGAAGAGAAATTGTTTTATGCACTCCCTTTACCTCTCTAACGGCAATGTCCAAAATTTTACACGGCAGTAAAATTCGTTTAGGTGCGCAAAATATTCATTGGGAAGATCAAGGAGCGTACACTGGAGAAATTGCAGGTAATATGCTCACAGAAATTGGAGTTAATTATGTAATTATTGGTCATAGCGAACGCCGTCAATATTTTGGAGAAACAGATGAGACTGTTAATTTACGTCTCAAAGCTGCACAACGTCATGGAATGATACCAATTCTTTGTGTTGGTGAAACCAAACAACAACGAGATGCAAGACAAACTGAAAATGTTATTATCAATCAACTTCAACAAGATTTAGTTGATATCGATCAAAATAACTTAGTCATAGCTTATGAACCTATTTGGGCGATTGGTACAGGAGATACTTGCGAGTCTGTTGAAGCTAATCGAGTGATTGGGATTATTCGTAAGCAACTAACTAATCAAAATGTTCCGATTCAGTACGGTGGTTCTGTTAAACCAAATAATATTGATGAAATTATGGCACAACCAGAAATTGATGGTGTACTCGTAGGAGGTGCTAGTTTAGAAGCTGATAGTTTTGCTCGGATTGTTAATTATCAGTAG
- a CDS encoding helix-turn-helix transcriptional regulator, which yields MTRPKQGQLESTKSPFRQLRLAARLSQEKLASQIGVAVSTIRRWEKGQAEPTMTVAQMKAFCQAVNKNLDELPNSFLPPSD from the coding sequence ATGACAAGACCAAAACAAGGTCAATTAGAATCAACCAAATCTCCTTTTCGACAACTAAGACTAGCAGCAAGACTATCTCAAGAGAAATTAGCTAGCCAAATTGGTGTAGCTGTTTCTACTATTCGTCGCTGGGAAAAAGGACAAGCAGAACCGACAATGACTGTGGCACAAATGAAAGCATTTTGCCAAGCAGTCAACAAAAACTTAGACGAGTTGCCAAATTCTTTTTTACCACCATCAGATTAG
- a CDS encoding TldD/PmbA family protein, which produces MTLATTNTLITQEEALALIESTIKQSQAEGVFVSLSNSESALSRFCENQISQNIRKNRFKLSIISYFGKSSASASTTELDPEAIKQTVRRSEELARFAPADPEWMPLLPPQNYESRTPAFDLATASLSPLAKGEMLQQICLRAKNAGVNGSGTLSSAVSLQAIGNSAGLRVCDRTTEADFSFTARQEDGSSWNNRTAWSIEQLPLESITEEVIQKAIASRQPRPIKPGNYTVIFEPAAMGSLLPWVIWNLDARAADEGRSFMSCRDLGRAEARSDQKGQFGNRVGERIFSPLLQVQRNSAHPLLQGSTFFGDGLSNNYLEIIKDGIPQTLSYSRYWAQQQQQTATGAFYPLVMKGSSQSLSDLIAQTKQGILVSRAWYVRSVNPKTLEVTGMTRDGTFLIENGQLVYPVKNLRFNQSLPEMLANLEAVGKVQRCGSNVIPGCKITNFHFSSVTDSI; this is translated from the coding sequence ATGACTTTAGCTACAACCAACACTCTCATCACTCAAGAAGAAGCTTTAGCATTAATCGAATCTACCATCAAACAATCTCAGGCTGAAGGGGTGTTTGTTAGCCTCAGCAATAGCGAATCTGCTTTAAGTCGCTTTTGCGAAAATCAAATTAGTCAAAATATTCGCAAAAATCGCTTCAAACTATCTATTATTAGTTATTTTGGCAAAAGTAGTGCTTCTGCCTCTACCACCGAACTTGATCCAGAGGCAATCAAACAAACTGTACGTCGTTCAGAAGAATTAGCTCGTTTTGCACCAGCAGATCCCGAATGGATGCCACTACTTCCTCCCCAGAATTATGAATCAAGAACTCCTGCGTTTGATCTTGCCACAGCTAGTTTATCTCCTCTTGCCAAAGGCGAAATGCTACAACAAATATGTCTGCGTGCCAAAAATGCAGGGGTAAATGGTTCAGGTACTCTTAGTAGCGCAGTCTCCTTACAAGCGATTGGTAATTCGGCAGGATTAAGAGTTTGCGATCGCACTACTGAAGCCGATTTTAGTTTTACCGCTCGTCAAGAAGATGGTTCTAGTTGGAATAATCGTACCGCCTGGAGTATCGAACAATTACCACTTGAAAGTATAACTGAAGAAGTCATCCAAAAAGCGATCGCATCTCGGCAACCTCGTCCCATCAAACCAGGAAACTATACAGTAATTTTTGAACCCGCAGCTATGGGGAGTTTATTACCTTGGGTGATTTGGAATTTAGATGCTAGGGCAGCAGATGAAGGCCGTTCTTTTATGTCTTGTCGCGATCTCGGCAGAGCGGAGGCGCGGAGCGATCAAAAAGGTCAATTTGGTAATCGAGTAGGAGAAAGAATTTTTAGCCCTCTACTTCAAGTACAGCGTAACTCTGCTCACCCTTTATTACAAGGAAGTACTTTTTTTGGTGATGGCTTAAGTAATAATTATCTAGAAATCATTAAAGATGGCATACCTCAAACTCTTTCCTATAGTCGTTATTGGGCGCAGCAACAACAACAAACAGCAACAGGAGCTTTTTATCCTCTTGTCATGAAAGGTTCGTCACAAAGCCTCTCAGATTTAATTGCACAAACGAAACAAGGCATCTTAGTTAGTCGTGCCTGGTACGTTCGTTCTGTTAATCCCAAAACTTTAGAAGTTACGGGTATGACTAGAGACGGTACTTTCTTGATTGAAAATGGTCAACTAGTCTATCCCGTTAAAAATTTGCGTTTTAATCAAAGCCTACCAGAGATGCTTGCTAATTTAGAAGCTGTCGGTAAGGTACAACGCTGCGGAAGCAACGTCATACCTGGCTGTAAAATAACAAATTTTCATTTTAGTAGTGTTACCGATAGTATTTAA
- a CDS encoding chromophore lyase CpcT/CpeT → MTFSAQLIALGQYLAGEFDNHPQALAQPAWYVHLRLWIRPVPLFTEDSITLFAEQASVVNLNQPYRPRLLRLRENEASPQQLRVEYYMFKDIESVKDAGTNPQLLQQITLEQIEFLPNCTLNVEFQHNSANKYHFKTSPQSDCPCSFNYQGKNFQVFLGFEVTPETLLTYDKGIDPQTGKGIWGALLGAYQFTKIQDFADELLI, encoded by the coding sequence ATGACTTTTTCTGCTCAACTAATCGCTTTAGGACAATATCTTGCTGGAGAATTTGACAATCATCCTCAAGCTTTAGCTCAACCTGCGTGGTATGTTCATTTGCGTTTGTGGATACGACCAGTACCTTTATTTACTGAAGATAGTATTACTTTATTTGCCGAACAAGCTAGCGTAGTCAATCTTAACCAACCTTATCGCCCTCGTCTTCTACGTCTTAGGGAAAACGAAGCTTCTCCTCAACAACTGCGAGTAGAGTATTATATGTTCAAAGATATCGAATCGGTTAAGGATGCAGGGACAAATCCTCAGCTTTTGCAGCAAATAACTTTAGAACAAATTGAATTTTTACCAAATTGCACTCTCAACGTAGAATTTCAGCACAATTCAGCAAATAAATATCATTTTAAAACTTCTCCCCAGAGTGACTGTCCTTGTAGTTTTAATTATCAAGGTAAAAACTTCCAAGTATTTTTGGGTTTTGAAGTGACTCCTGAAACTTTATTAACTTACGACAAAGGTATCGATCCTCAAACAGGTAAAGGAATTTGGGGTGCTTTACTTGGTGCTTACCAATTTACTAAAATCCAAGACTTTGCTGATGAATTATTAATTTAA
- a CDS encoding chlorophyll a/b-binding protein — translation MEKQENKFGFTSFAENWNGRLAMLGFIITIATELMTGKGILAQLGLM, via the coding sequence ATGGAAAAGCAAGAAAATAAATTTGGTTTTACTTCTTTTGCTGAAAACTGGAATGGTCGTTTAGCGATGTTAGGATTTATAATCACGATCGCAACTGAATTAATGACTGGTAAAGGAATTTTGGCTCAATTAGGTTTAATGTAA
- a CDS encoding endonuclease MutS2: MIKTETLELLEWHRLCQHLSTFAATKLGTVAARGLQLPTTKTESLQLLAQTKEVYSLEQQLDSSWSFKGIEDIGESLERAKIGGLLSAQELLDLATTLAGVRRLRRTIDAKTEDLPTLTQLVTELRTYPELEQEIHHCIDDRGEVTDRANPKLAEIRSQIKRLRDKIYKILQNIVQKQGGAVQEAVITQRDGRFVIPVKAPQKDSIPGIVHDISSTGSTLYVEPNAVVQLGNQLRQAERQEKREEEAVLRALTEKVAAVQEDLEQLLAIATVLDLATARARYSWWLGANPPRFVDVNQGETVTLRQLRHPLLVWQQQHEQGTEVVPIDVQIQPQIRVVAITGPNTGGKTVTLKTIGLAALMAKAGLFIPAKEPVEIPWFEQVLADIGDEQSLQQSLSTFSGHIRRISRIIETSSLQDSLILFDEIGAGTDPAEGSALAIAILKYLAEKALLTIATTHYGELKALKYQDERFENASVEFNDQTLKPTYRLLWGIPGRSNALTIAHRLGLKSEIIEDAQQRVGVSASQELNLVISALEAERREQENKAKEATKLLEQTERFYTEVSAKASSLQERERELKISQEKAVQQAILAAKGEIAQVIRRLQQGEQTAQKAQKATEELNQIAERELAKTKQPKRTKPGYKPKVGERIKIPSLGQTGEVLSIDEEEKQLTVRFGLMKMTVAVDEIESLDGQKVETAVKAKTASSTKTKPAAAKPPVAVRTSKNTIDLRGSRVANAEADLENAIASATESGVLWIIHGKGTGRLREGIHEFLKRHPQIERFELAPQNEGGSGVTVVYLK, translated from the coding sequence TTGATTAAGACAGAAACTTTAGAGTTATTAGAATGGCATCGTTTGTGTCAACATCTTTCTACTTTTGCAGCTACCAAATTAGGAACAGTGGCAGCTAGGGGATTACAATTACCAACTACCAAAACAGAAAGTCTTCAATTATTAGCCCAGACTAAGGAAGTTTATAGTTTAGAACAGCAGTTAGATTCTAGCTGGTCGTTTAAAGGGATTGAAGATATTGGAGAATCCTTAGAAAGAGCGAAAATCGGCGGACTTTTATCTGCTCAAGAATTACTAGATTTGGCTACCACTTTGGCAGGAGTCCGAAGATTACGCAGAACTATTGATGCTAAGACAGAAGATTTACCAACTTTAACTCAATTAGTCACCGAACTACGGACTTATCCAGAACTAGAACAAGAAATCCATCATTGTATCGACGATCGCGGTGAAGTAACTGACCGAGCTAATCCCAAATTAGCAGAGATTCGTAGTCAAATAAAAAGATTACGCGACAAAATCTATAAAATTCTCCAAAATATAGTTCAAAAACAGGGAGGAGCAGTTCAAGAAGCGGTAATTACCCAACGCGATGGTCGTTTTGTGATTCCTGTTAAAGCACCGCAAAAAGATTCTATTCCTGGCATCGTCCACGATATTTCTAGTACTGGTTCTACTTTATATGTTGAACCCAATGCAGTAGTTCAGTTAGGGAATCAACTCAGACAAGCAGAAAGACAAGAAAAAAGAGAAGAAGAAGCGGTTTTAAGAGCTTTAACCGAAAAAGTCGCAGCAGTACAAGAAGACTTAGAACAATTACTTGCGATCGCAACAGTCTTGGATTTGGCGACGGCAAGGGCGCGTTATAGTTGGTGGTTGGGGGCAAATCCTCCTCGGTTTGTTGATGTTAATCAAGGAGAAACTGTAACCTTACGTCAGTTGAGACATCCTTTGTTAGTCTGGCAACAACAGCACGAACAAGGTACAGAGGTTGTCCCGATTGATGTGCAAATTCAGCCTCAGATTCGGGTAGTAGCCATTACAGGACCTAATACAGGAGGTAAAACAGTCACCCTCAAGACGATAGGTTTAGCTGCCCTGATGGCCAAAGCGGGTTTGTTTATTCCTGCCAAAGAACCTGTAGAAATACCTTGGTTTGAGCAAGTTTTAGCTGATATTGGAGACGAACAATCTTTACAACAAAGTTTATCCACTTTTTCGGGTCATATTCGTCGAATTAGTCGCATTATTGAAACGTCAAGCCTACAAGATTCCCTGATTTTATTTGATGAAATTGGGGCAGGTACAGATCCCGCCGAAGGTAGTGCTTTAGCGATCGCAATTCTGAAATATTTAGCAGAAAAAGCTTTGTTAACTATAGCAACTACTCATTATGGAGAATTAAAAGCTCTTAAATATCAAGATGAGCGATTTGAAAATGCTTCAGTAGAATTTAACGATCAAACTTTAAAACCTACTTATCGTTTATTGTGGGGAATTCCTGGACGTTCTAATGCCCTAACGATTGCCCATCGACTAGGATTAAAATCAGAAATTATTGAGGATGCCCAACAGCGAGTTGGAGTTAGTGCTTCCCAAGAGCTTAATTTGGTAATTTCTGCTTTAGAAGCCGAAAGAAGAGAACAAGAAAACAAAGCCAAAGAAGCTACTAAATTATTAGAACAAACCGAACGTTTTTATACGGAAGTATCAGCCAAAGCCTCTTCTCTCCAAGAAAGAGAAAGAGAATTAAAAATATCTCAAGAAAAAGCAGTTCAACAAGCAATTCTCGCAGCTAAAGGTGAAATTGCTCAAGTAATTCGGCGTTTACAACAAGGAGAACAAACTGCCCAAAAAGCCCAAAAAGCTACAGAGGAACTCAATCAAATTGCCGAAAGGGAATTAGCCAAAACTAAACAACCCAAACGAACCAAACCAGGTTACAAACCGAAAGTAGGAGAAAGAATTAAAATTCCTAGCCTCGGACAAACAGGAGAAGTATTAAGTATTGACGAGGAGGAAAAACAATTAACTGTTCGTTTTGGGTTGATGAAAATGACAGTAGCCGTTGACGAGATCGAATCCTTAGATGGACAAAAAGTTGAAACAGCAGTTAAAGCTAAAACTGCATCATCAACTAAAACCAAACCAGCAGCGGCCAAACCACCCGTAGCAGTGAGAACTTCCAAAAATACCATTGATTTAAGAGGTAGTAGAGTTGCCAACGC